The Methylobacterium currus genome contains a region encoding:
- a CDS encoding SH3 domain-containing protein gives MLLFGAFSGPTKPRLDPPTSYASLQPGPAPVGLAQAPVEARDRPSPQPAVEPPVSPAAAKPPATETLFVSGRKVALRAEPSAQGKVVDRYGSGQPVEVLERGEEWIRVRHRPTQREGWIQAKRLRAEPLVQEAKEQPKPATVAPKLSSAEIAKILIADSIAAYPGPCACPYQSARNGSSCGRRAAYVRPGGYSPLCYAKDITPEMVAEYRASH, from the coding sequence TTGCTCCTGTTCGGGGCCTTCTCCGGCCCGACGAAGCCGCGCCTGGATCCGCCGACGTCCTATGCCTCGTTGCAGCCTGGCCCGGCGCCGGTGGGCCTTGCCCAAGCGCCCGTCGAGGCCCGCGACAGGCCGAGCCCGCAGCCCGCGGTGGAGCCCCCCGTCTCCCCGGCCGCCGCCAAACCACCGGCCACCGAGACGCTGTTCGTTTCCGGACGCAAGGTCGCGTTGCGTGCCGAGCCCAGCGCCCAAGGCAAGGTCGTCGACCGCTACGGGTCCGGGCAGCCCGTCGAGGTGCTGGAACGCGGCGAGGAATGGATCCGCGTTCGGCATCGGCCGACGCAGCGTGAAGGGTGGATCCAGGCTAAGAGGCTCCGGGCGGAGCCCCTGGTGCAGGAGGCGAAGGAGCAGCCCAAGCCGGCCACGGTCGCCCCCAAGCTGTCCTCGGCGGAAATCGCGAAGATCCTGATTGCGGATTCAATCGCGGCGTACCCGGGTCCCTGCGCCTGCCCCTACCAGAGCGCCCGCAACGGCTCCTCCTGCGGCCGTCGAGCCGCTTACGTCCGACCTGGCGGCTACTCGCCGCTCTGCTACGCGAAGGACATCACCCCGGAGATGGTGGCGGAGTACCGTGCGAGCCATTGA
- a CDS encoding LacI family DNA-binding transcriptional regulator: MDEGGKEVFAAEDEGLRDGIGRRPITLADVAREARVGESTVSRVLRSHGSFSEKTRARVEAAVARLGYVPNRIAGTLASTGSRLIGIVIPSLTNIVFPDLLRGATAALDQEGFQSVIAVTDYDQDREEAVVDSLLSWRPAGLIVTGLEHNPGTRRRLMASGVRVAELLDTDGPGLDIVVGYSNRAAGEASARHLAGRGYRRIGYIGHDLTKDRRAAKRYAGFREGLGAAGLALAGEERVASPSSVEAGRHGLEALLARVPDLDAAYFSNDDMALGGYFHCLAHGIAVPGRLALFGYNGLDVGRLMPQPLATIRTPRVEAGATAARLLCTGGPATVVDLGFELIEGATA, encoded by the coding sequence ATGGACGAGGGGGGCAAGGAGGTCTTCGCGGCCGAGGACGAGGGCTTGCGGGACGGGATCGGCCGGCGCCCGATCACCCTGGCTGACGTCGCCCGCGAGGCGCGGGTCGGCGAGAGCACGGTGTCGCGGGTCCTGCGCAGCCACGGCTCGTTCTCGGAGAAGACCCGGGCCCGGGTCGAGGCGGCGGTGGCGCGTCTCGGCTACGTGCCGAACCGCATCGCCGGGACGCTGGCCTCCACCGGCTCCCGGCTGATCGGCATCGTCATCCCCTCGCTCACCAACATCGTCTTCCCGGACCTCCTGCGCGGCGCGACGGCGGCCCTGGACCAGGAGGGCTTCCAGTCGGTCATCGCCGTCACCGATTACGACCAGGACCGCGAGGAGGCGGTGGTCGACTCGCTCCTGAGCTGGCGCCCGGCCGGGCTGATCGTCACCGGGCTCGAGCACAATCCGGGCACGCGGCGCCGGCTCATGGCCAGCGGCGTGCGGGTGGCCGAGCTCCTCGACACCGACGGGCCGGGGCTCGACATCGTGGTCGGCTATTCCAACCGCGCGGCCGGCGAGGCGAGCGCCCGCCACCTCGCCGGCCGCGGCTATCGCCGCATCGGCTATATCGGCCACGACCTGACCAAGGACAGGCGCGCCGCCAAGCGCTACGCGGGTTTTCGCGAGGGTCTGGGCGCGGCCGGGCTCGCGCTCGCCGGCGAGGAGCGGGTGGCGAGCCCGTCCTCGGTCGAGGCCGGCCGGCACGGGCTGGAGGCCCTGCTGGCGCGGGTGCCGGACCTCGACGCGGCCTATTTCTCGAACGACGACATGGCGCTCGGCGGCTACTTCCACTGTCTCGCCCACGGCATCGCGGTGCCGGGACGGCTGGCCCTGTTCGGCTATAACGGCCTCGATGTCGGCCGGCTGATGCCGCAGCCGCTTGCCACCATCCGCACCCCGCGGGTCGAGGCCGGCGCGACGGCGGCCCGGCTCCTCTGCACCGGGGGGCCGGCGACGGTGGTGGATCTCGGCTTCGAGCTGATCGAGGGAGCGACGGCGTGA
- the ltnD gene encoding L-threonate dehydrogenase yields the protein MSDTPARVAVIGLGSMGYGMAQALRRAGLDVSGSDVVPDNVARFSAEGGRGAASPADAAAEAGIVVCVVVNAAQTEAVLFGPDGVAAAMPEGAVFVSCATMDPEIARRLAARLEATGRHYLDAPISGGAQRAAQGELTILASGNAAAFAAARPALDAMAAKLYELGDAAGQGAAFKMINQLLAGVHIAAASEAMAFAARQGLDLRKVYEVITASAGNSWMFENRMPHVLDGDYAPRSAVDIFVKDLGIVQDMARSQKFPVPVAAAALQMFLMAAGAGMGRDDDASVARIYAQVTGTALPGGTASTS from the coding sequence ATGAGCGACACACCCGCCCGCGTCGCGGTGATCGGTCTCGGCTCGATGGGTTACGGCATGGCGCAGGCCCTGCGCCGGGCCGGCCTCGACGTTTCCGGCAGCGACGTCGTGCCCGACAACGTGGCGCGCTTCTCGGCCGAGGGCGGCCGTGGCGCCGCGAGCCCGGCGGACGCCGCGGCGGAGGCCGGAATCGTGGTCTGCGTCGTCGTCAACGCGGCCCAGACCGAGGCGGTGCTGTTCGGGCCGGACGGCGTCGCCGCGGCGATGCCGGAAGGCGCGGTGTTCGTCTCCTGCGCCACGATGGACCCGGAGATCGCCCGTCGCCTCGCCGCCCGTCTGGAGGCCACCGGCCGCCACTATCTCGACGCGCCGATCAGCGGCGGTGCCCAGCGCGCCGCGCAGGGCGAATTGACGATCCTCGCTTCGGGCAACGCGGCTGCCTTCGCGGCGGCGAGGCCCGCCCTCGACGCCATGGCGGCCAAGCTCTACGAGCTCGGCGATGCCGCCGGCCAGGGCGCGGCCTTCAAGATGATCAACCAGCTCTTGGCCGGGGTGCACATCGCCGCGGCGAGCGAGGCGATGGCCTTCGCGGCCCGCCAGGGGCTCGATCTGCGCAAGGTCTACGAGGTCATCACCGCCTCGGCCGGCAATTCCTGGATGTTCGAGAACCGGATGCCGCACGTGCTGGACGGCGATTACGCGCCGCGCAGCGCTGTCGACATCTTCGTCAAGGATCTCGGCATCGTGCAGGACATGGCCAGGTCCCAGAAATTCCCGGTGCCGGTGGCGGCGGCCGCGCTCCAGATGTTCCTGATGGCCGCCGGCGCCGGCATGGGCCGCGACGACGACGCGTCGGTGGCGCGGATCTACGCGCAGGTGACCGGGACGGCGCTGCCGGGTGGGACGGCCTCGACGTCTTGA
- the rpoH gene encoding RNA polymerase sigma factor RpoH: protein MAAALPVLANEGGLSRYLDEIRRFPMLEPTEEYMLAKSWREHGDRDAAHKLVTSHLRLVAKIAMGYRGYGLPIGEVVSEGNVGLMQAVKRFDPDKGFRLATYAMWWIKAAIQEYILRSWSLVKMGTTANQKKLFFNLRKAKGRISALDEGDLRPDQVKQIATRLGVPEQDVIDMNRRLGGDASLNAPLREEGEGEWQDWLVDDSPTQETVLAREEEGQNRLAALKDALGVLNPRERRIFEARRLADDPITLEDLSSEFGVSRERVRQIEVRAFEKVQDAVKRNLATREAPRAGVPA, encoded by the coding sequence ATGGCTGCTGCACTTCCCGTGCTCGCCAACGAAGGGGGCCTGTCGCGCTACCTCGACGAGATCCGCCGGTTTCCGATGCTGGAGCCGACGGAGGAATACATGCTCGCCAAGAGCTGGCGCGAGCACGGTGACCGCGATGCCGCCCACAAGCTCGTGACCTCCCACCTGCGGCTCGTGGCCAAGATCGCCATGGGCTATCGCGGCTACGGCCTGCCGATCGGCGAGGTGGTGTCCGAGGGCAATGTCGGCCTGATGCAGGCCGTCAAGCGCTTCGACCCCGACAAGGGCTTCCGCCTCGCCACCTATGCGATGTGGTGGATCAAGGCGGCGATTCAAGAATATATTCTGCGCTCGTGGTCGCTCGTGAAGATGGGCACGACCGCGAACCAGAAGAAGCTGTTCTTCAACCTGCGCAAGGCCAAGGGCCGGATCTCCGCCCTCGACGAGGGCGACCTGCGCCCCGACCAGGTCAAGCAGATCGCCACCCGCCTCGGGGTCCCCGAGCAGGACGTGATCGACATGAACCGCCGCCTCGGCGGCGACGCATCGCTCAACGCGCCCTTGCGCGAGGAGGGCGAGGGCGAGTGGCAGGACTGGCTCGTCGACGACAGCCCGACGCAGGAGACCGTGCTCGCCCGCGAGGAGGAGGGGCAGAACCGCCTCGCCGCCCTCAAGGACGCCCTCGGCGTGCTCAACCCGCGCGAGCGCCGGATCTTCGAGGCCCGCCGCCTCGCCGACGACCCGATCACGCTGGAGGACCTGTCGAGCGAGTTCGGCGTCTCCCGCGAGCGGGTGCGGCAGATCGAGGTGCGGGCCTTCGAGAAGGTCCAGGATGCGGTGAAGCGCAACCTCGCCACCCGCGAGGCGCCGCGGGCGGGGGTGCCGGCATAG
- a CDS encoding relaxase/mobilization nuclease domain-containing protein gives MISGAVRGQGAGDALARHLLKAENDTVTVIAARGLGATGLVDQVRELVALSVGGRTDRPIYHVHVNPDPGIRNEAAARARWWRLFEAEFGLQDQPYCGVVHVKGGRGHEHRVYGLVRANGKVADLAWDFPRREKCSRIVEFEAGLSPVASKHARSIVQRLRADGRADVAAWLVAHGSTKAARPVAATSPQERLIEERTGVQLEEVRRLALAAWRASADGPGFHAALEVRGLALRQGRKGPVIVDGAGTAHLVTRVIGAAARRLEGNRILAAEVRARVHGIKLEGLGNGHGTRATPRRAGAPAARDCVGAGVGVPGGIVGVRRPDRGLGRPDGGGSRHVAGGAVPALGRLRALPAVRALTLRRRLSGLDPTVASCLAATERARAAVARIEEWNACEKERAWRLWGMTDIWGVPLR, from the coding sequence GTGATCTCCGGGGCTGTCCGCGGGCAAGGTGCCGGGGACGCTCTCGCCCGGCATCTCCTCAAGGCCGAGAACGATACCGTCACCGTCATTGCGGCGCGCGGCCTCGGTGCGACCGGGCTGGTGGATCAGGTGCGGGAACTCGTGGCGCTGTCGGTGGGCGGCCGGACCGACCGCCCGATCTACCATGTCCACGTCAACCCGGATCCGGGGATCCGCAACGAGGCCGCCGCCCGCGCGCGATGGTGGAGGTTGTTCGAGGCGGAGTTCGGGCTGCAGGACCAGCCCTACTGTGGTGTGGTGCACGTCAAGGGCGGTCGCGGGCACGAGCACCGCGTCTATGGCCTCGTCCGGGCGAACGGGAAGGTGGCCGACCTGGCGTGGGATTTTCCGCGTCGGGAAAAGTGCAGCAGGATCGTCGAGTTCGAGGCCGGCCTGTCGCCGGTTGCGTCCAAGCACGCCCGTTCGATTGTCCAGCGCCTGCGCGCCGACGGCCGGGCCGACGTGGCCGCTTGGCTCGTGGCCCACGGTTCAACGAAGGCGGCCCGCCCGGTCGCGGCGACATCCCCGCAGGAGCGCCTGATCGAGGAGCGCACCGGCGTGCAACTGGAAGAGGTGCGACGCCTGGCGCTCGCCGCCTGGCGCGCGAGCGCGGATGGCCCGGGCTTCCATGCCGCCCTGGAGGTTCGGGGGCTCGCCCTGCGCCAGGGTCGGAAAGGGCCGGTGATCGTGGATGGCGCCGGCACCGCGCACCTGGTGACGCGAGTCATCGGGGCCGCGGCAAGGCGGCTCGAAGGAAACCGCATCCTGGCCGCGGAGGTACGGGCCCGGGTGCACGGAATCAAGCTGGAAGGGCTCGGGAATGGACACGGAACTCGCGCAACGCCTCGACGCGCAGGAGCGCCTGCTGCACGTGATTGTGTCGGCGCTGGCGTCGGAGTGCCCGGAGGGATCGTCGGGGTTCGACGACCTGATCGAGGTCTTGGCCGACCTGACGGAGGCGGTAGCAGACATGTCGCAGGCGGTGCGGTCCCTGCACTCGGACGTCTTCGCGCGCTTCCCGCCGTCCGGGCACTGACGCTGCGTCGGCGCCTGTCGGGATTGGACCCGACCGTCGCATCGTGCCTGGCAGCGACCGAACGCGCCCGAGCGGCGGTCGCCCGGATCGAGGAATGGAATGCCTGCGAGAAGGAGCGTGCCTGGAGGCTGTGGGGGATGACCGACATCTGGGGCGTCCCCCTGAGATGA
- a CDS encoding RluA family pseudouridine synthase: MSEADVRDGVIPPGEGSERLDRALARLWPDLSRSRLQALIRDGQVTLEGAAAGDPSAKVVGGQRVAVTVPPPRPAEPEPEARDLAVVHEDDDLIVIDKPAGLVVHPGAGNDRGTLVNALLAHCGASLSGIGGVARPGIVHRLDKDTTGLMVVAKTDLAHQDLSAQFADHGRTGPLERAYLALVWGLPAPATGTIDAALARSERNREKIVVVREGRGRHAITHYRLEAALGTQEPVGLVRCRLETGRTHQIRVHLAHRGHPLLGDAVYGAAFRTKANRLGAEARAALDALGRQALHAALLGFRHPRTGESLRFESPPPADMARLIAALTP, encoded by the coding sequence TTGAGCGAGGCTGACGTGCGGGACGGCGTGATCCCGCCGGGGGAGGGGAGCGAGCGCCTGGACCGGGCCCTGGCGCGGCTGTGGCCGGATCTGTCGCGCAGCCGCCTGCAGGCGCTGATCCGCGACGGGCAGGTGACCCTGGAGGGCGCCGCCGCCGGCGACCCCTCCGCCAAGGTGGTGGGCGGCCAGCGCGTCGCCGTGACGGTGCCGCCGCCGCGCCCGGCCGAGCCGGAGCCGGAGGCCCGCGACCTCGCGGTCGTCCACGAGGACGACGACCTGATCGTGATCGACAAGCCGGCCGGGCTCGTCGTGCATCCGGGCGCCGGCAACGACAGGGGCACGCTCGTCAACGCGCTGCTCGCCCATTGCGGCGCCAGCCTGTCGGGCATCGGCGGGGTCGCGCGGCCGGGCATCGTCCACCGCCTCGACAAGGACACGACCGGCCTGATGGTGGTGGCGAAGACCGACCTCGCCCACCAGGACCTCTCGGCGCAATTCGCCGATCACGGCCGCACCGGGCCGCTGGAGCGGGCCTACCTGGCCCTGGTCTGGGGCCTGCCCGCTCCCGCCACCGGCACGATCGACGCCGCGCTCGCGCGCTCGGAGCGCAACCGGGAGAAGATCGTGGTGGTGCGCGAGGGCCGTGGCCGCCACGCGATCACCCATTACCGCCTGGAGGCCGCGCTCGGGACGCAGGAGCCGGTGGGGCTGGTGCGCTGCCGGCTCGAGACCGGGCGCACCCACCAGATCCGCGTGCATCTGGCGCATCGCGGCCATCCCCTGCTCGGGGATGCGGTCTACGGCGCGGCGTTCCGCACCAAGGCGAATCGCTTGGGAGCGGAGGCCCGCGCGGCGCTCGACGCGCTCGGACGCCAGGCGCTGCACGCGGCTCTGCTCGGCTTCCGCCATCCCCGCACGGGCGAATCCTTACGCTTCGAGAGCCCGCCGCCGGCCGACATGGCCCGGCTGATCGCGGCGCTGACGCCCTGA
- the otnK gene encoding 3-oxo-tetronate kinase, which produces MTLALGCIADDYTGASDLANTLTKAGLRTVQTIGVPADDLALPEVDAVVVSLKSRSIPAEEAVARSREAAAWLNARGAGHLLFKVCSTFDSTDAGNIGPVTDALRVDAGEAVALVTPAFPETARTVYLGHLFVGAVPLHESPLKDHPLNPMRDSNLVRVLARQSRAEVGLIDLATVAQGAEAVSAQLDALAREGKGAAIADAVLDRDLAVLGAAALTRKVSTGASGLGLGLARALVAAGRVAPAAAESDLGKPIGGPAACLAGSCSQATLGQIARAEAAMPVRRLDPARLLAGEDEAGAALAWAMERIGDGPVLIASSAGPDEVAAVQAQYGRDAAGHAIEAAMARIAEGLVARGVRRLVVAGGETSGAVVDRLGLPAFRVGPEIAAGVPVLRTTDRDMWLALKSGNFGGPDFFADALRLMP; this is translated from the coding sequence ATGACCCTGGCGCTGGGCTGCATCGCCGACGACTATACCGGCGCCTCCGACCTCGCCAACACGCTCACCAAGGCGGGCCTGCGCACGGTCCAGACCATCGGGGTGCCGGCGGACGATCTCGCGCTGCCCGAGGTCGATGCCGTGGTGGTCTCGCTCAAGAGCCGGTCGATCCCCGCGGAGGAGGCGGTGGCGCGCTCGCGCGAGGCTGCGGCGTGGCTCAACGCCAGGGGCGCCGGCCACCTCCTGTTCAAGGTCTGCTCGACCTTCGACTCCACTGATGCCGGCAATATCGGCCCGGTGACGGACGCGCTGCGTGTGGATGCCGGCGAGGCGGTCGCCCTCGTCACCCCGGCCTTCCCGGAGACGGCGCGCACGGTCTATCTCGGCCATCTCTTCGTCGGCGCGGTGCCGCTCCATGAGAGCCCGCTCAAGGATCACCCGCTCAACCCGATGCGGGATTCGAACCTCGTGCGGGTGCTGGCGCGCCAGAGCCGGGCGGAGGTCGGGCTGATCGATCTCGCGACGGTGGCGCAAGGCGCGGAGGCCGTGAGCGCCCAGCTCGACGCGCTCGCCCGCGAGGGCAAGGGTGCGGCGATCGCCGATGCGGTGCTCGACCGCGACCTCGCGGTGCTGGGCGCCGCCGCCCTGACCCGCAAGGTCTCGACCGGCGCCTCGGGACTGGGTTTAGGCCTCGCCCGCGCGCTCGTGGCGGCCGGCCGCGTCGCTCCGGCGGCGGCCGAGAGCGATCTCGGGAAGCCGATCGGCGGCCCGGCGGCCTGCCTCGCCGGCAGCTGCTCGCAGGCGACGCTCGGGCAGATCGCCCGGGCCGAGGCGGCGATGCCCGTGCGCCGCCTCGATCCGGCGCGGCTGCTCGCCGGCGAGGACGAGGCCGGCGCGGCCCTGGCCTGGGCGATGGAGCGGATCGGTGACGGTCCGGTGCTGATCGCCAGCAGCGCCGGCCCCGACGAGGTGGCCGCGGTCCAGGCGCAGTACGGCCGCGATGCCGCCGGCCACGCCATCGAGGCCGCGATGGCGCGGATCGCCGAGGGGCTGGTCGCCCGCGGGGTGCGCCGGCTGGTGGTGGCGGGGGGCGAGACCTCCGGCGCGGTGGTCGACCGTCTCGGGCTCCCGGCCTTCCGGGTCGGCCCCGAGATCGCCGCCGGCGTGCCGGTCCTGCGCACCACAGACCGGGACATGTGGCTGGCGCTCAAATCGGGCAATTTCGGCGGGCCCGACTTCTTCGCCGATGCGCTGCGGCTGATGCCGTAG
- a CDS encoding AEC family transporter: protein MTGAVLLALLPIVILTALGLTLRRRRFLTESFWPQAERLGYFVLLPSLFFHSLATARVEAVPVGALALTLILSTLVVAALVVALRPVMRIDGPAFTSVFQGSVRFNNYVGVTLAAGLFGAQGIALAAICNAAIVPTVNVLCVLVFARHGAARLTPRGIVRQLATNPLIVSSLAGLAFRLLGWGLPPGLEPALRTLGAASLPIGLLCVGAALEFEGARAWLRPVVSASAMKFLAMPAATLLVASLLGLHGPALTTALLFQVLPTASSAYILARQLGGDAPLMAGITAVQTVLALVAMPLVLIGLSAFVPMG, encoded by the coding sequence ATGACCGGCGCCGTCCTGCTGGCCCTCCTGCCGATCGTCATCCTGACAGCCCTCGGCCTGACCCTGCGCCGCCGCCGCTTCCTCACGGAGAGCTTCTGGCCGCAGGCCGAGCGGCTCGGGTACTTCGTGCTGCTGCCGAGCCTTTTCTTCCACAGCCTCGCCACCGCGCGGGTCGAGGCGGTGCCGGTGGGCGCCCTCGCCCTGACCCTGATCCTCTCGACGCTCGTGGTAGCGGCCCTCGTCGTCGCCCTGCGGCCCGTCATGCGGATCGACGGGCCGGCCTTCACTTCGGTGTTCCAGGGCAGCGTCCGCTTCAATAACTATGTCGGGGTCACCCTGGCGGCCGGGCTGTTCGGAGCGCAGGGGATCGCGCTCGCGGCGATCTGCAACGCGGCGATCGTGCCCACGGTCAACGTCTTGTGCGTGCTGGTCTTCGCCCGCCACGGCGCGGCCAGGCTGACGCCGCGAGGCATCGTGCGGCAGCTCGCCACCAACCCGCTGATCGTGTCGTCGCTCGCGGGGCTGGCCTTCCGGCTCCTGGGCTGGGGGCTGCCGCCTGGGCTGGAGCCGGCCCTGCGCACGCTGGGCGCAGCCTCGCTTCCGATCGGCCTGCTCTGCGTCGGGGCGGCGCTCGAATTCGAAGGGGCGCGGGCCTGGCTGCGGCCGGTGGTCTCGGCCTCGGCGATGAAGTTCCTGGCGATGCCGGCGGCGACCCTGCTGGTCGCCTCGCTCCTCGGCCTGCACGGGCCGGCCCTGACCACGGCCCTGCTGTTCCAGGTGCTGCCCACCGCCTCCTCGGCCTATATCCTGGCCCGCCAGCTCGGCGGCGATGCGCCACTGATGGCGGGCATCACGGCGGTGCAGACCGTGCTGGCCCTGGTGGCGATGCCGCTGGTGCTGATCGGCCTCTCGGCCTTCGTGCCGATGGGGTGA
- a CDS encoding aldolase — protein MTDVSTKSESALREAICRFGRSLFERGLTPGSSGNISLRLDDGGWLVTPTNASLGFLDPARISRLDRDGRLLSGDKPTKEIPLHGALYDSRAEARAIVHLHSTHAVAVSMLPEVDPRAVLPPLTPYSLMRAGAVALVPYYRPGDPAVADAIRGLAGHYSSVLLANHGPVVAGDTLEAAVFATEELEETAKLYLLLRNLNPRHLTPAQVQDLVAHFGLTLPEHGHEH, from the coding sequence GTGACGGATGTATCGACCAAGAGCGAATCGGCCCTGCGCGAGGCGATCTGCCGCTTCGGCCGCTCGCTGTTCGAGCGCGGCCTGACGCCGGGCTCGTCGGGCAACATCTCGCTGCGCCTCGACGACGGCGGCTGGCTGGTGACGCCGACCAACGCCTCGCTCGGCTTCCTCGACCCCGCCCGGATCTCCCGCCTCGACCGCGACGGGCGGCTCCTGTCGGGCGACAAGCCCACCAAGGAGATCCCGCTCCACGGCGCCCTCTACGACAGCCGGGCGGAGGCCCGGGCGATCGTCCATCTCCACTCCACCCACGCCGTCGCCGTCTCGATGCTGCCGGAGGTCGACCCCCGCGCGGTGCTGCCGCCGCTGACCCCCTACAGCCTGATGCGGGCCGGGGCCGTGGCGCTGGTGCCGTATTACCGACCCGGCGACCCGGCGGTGGCGGATGCGATCCGGGGCCTGGCCGGGCACTATTCCTCGGTGCTGCTCGCCAATCACGGGCCCGTGGTCGCCGGCGACACCCTGGAGGCGGCGGTCTTCGCCACCGAGGAGCTGGAGGAGACCGCCAAGCTCTACCTGCTCCTGCGCAACCTCAACCCGCGCCACCTGACCCCGGCGCAGGTGCAGGACCTGGTGGCGCATTTCGGCCTGACGCTGCCGGAGCATGGGCACGAGCATTGA
- the otnI gene encoding 2-oxo-tetronate isomerase — MPRFAANLTLMFTEVPFLDRFAQAAEAGFEAVEFLFPYDHPPEAVGERLKAHGLTQALFNLPPGDWAAGERGLAAFPGRFEELKGGVETALGYARATGVKRLHLMAGMADRADRQAQDSYRRAVTWTAERLQQEGLDLVLEPINARNMPGYFLNDFGFAADLIRDLALPNLKLQFDLYHCQILHGDVTMRLRELMPMIGHVQTASVPERHEPGSGEMNDAFLFAELDRLGYDGFIGCEYNPRAGTREGLGWFAPYKGARAS; from the coding sequence ATGCCGCGCTTCGCCGCGAATCTGACCCTGATGTTCACCGAAGTCCCGTTCCTCGACCGTTTCGCGCAGGCCGCCGAGGCCGGGTTCGAGGCCGTCGAGTTCCTGTTTCCCTACGACCACCCGCCCGAGGCGGTCGGCGAGCGGTTGAAGGCGCACGGCCTGACGCAGGCCCTGTTCAACCTGCCGCCCGGCGACTGGGCCGCCGGCGAGCGCGGCCTCGCGGCGTTCCCCGGGCGCTTCGAGGAGCTGAAGGGCGGCGTCGAGACGGCGCTCGGTTACGCCCGCGCGACGGGCGTGAAGCGCCTGCACCTGATGGCCGGCATGGCCGACCGCGCCGACCGACAAGCGCAGGACTCGTACCGCCGGGCCGTCACCTGGACCGCGGAGCGCCTGCAGCAGGAAGGCCTCGACCTCGTCCTCGAGCCGATCAATGCCCGCAACATGCCGGGCTACTTCCTCAACGACTTCGGCTTCGCCGCCGACCTGATCCGCGACCTGGCGCTGCCGAACCTGAAGCTACAATTCGACCTCTACCACTGCCAGATCCTGCACGGCGACGTGACGATGCGCCTGCGCGAGCTGATGCCGATGATCGGTCACGTCCAGACCGCGAGCGTGCCGGAGCGGCACGAGCCCGGCAGCGGCGAGATGAACGACGCCTTCCTGTTCGCCGAGCTCGACCGGCTCGGCTATGACGGCTTCATCGGCTGCGAGTACAACCCGCGGGCCGGCACGCGCGAAGGGCTCGGCTGGTTCGCCCCCTACAAGGGAGCACGCGCATCATGA